Proteins co-encoded in one uncultured Draconibacterium sp. genomic window:
- a CDS encoding two-component regulator propeller domain-containing protein, which yields MMQKLGLLIAVLITYSYQNFAFAQDKNVQFYNLNEEYNIAIREANQALSDDYGFTWISSKMGIVRYTMDDIRIYHLPYSSEDIIMVHLAYKSGVLYAYTNNGQIFEYNSIQDKFYLILDMAKEMNNPYIFIKRMLLDGEGKLWMATSFGLFSYEKGEGIVELGENKNIEYIEWYNATSFFYVISEHIGLFNIDTGTFENYFGLPEEVIHSVSNLYYDRHTDGLWIGTMTKGLFYLKNQKGRYNLILIDGIPNQPILALEECSDSIMMVGIDGQGLWEVNINNGKILNAFKKDEDDPHSLQGNGVYDIFCDGNDRVWVCTYTGGVSYFDQANPLITNINHKINNSNSLVNDGVNSVLEDSNGNLWFGTNNGISYWNTSTNEWKSFYHNKEKNAPVFHDLCEDDSGRIWAGTYSSGVYVLDIKSGRQIHHYSPDETNGEFSLNYVFDIYKDSKGNIWIGGVNGDLICYKVKEKKFKVYENFTVKVIKEYQLGQMLIGTTLGLVSLDTETGNTERLLERYLVYDFFIDGDNVWVCTSGSGIISYNMKTKEQKRLTIDSGLPSNFVNSIISSGGYFWIGTESGLCRLDKDGNSILSFKTFPELSGVSFNQNSHYVQKTGKLIFGTDKGAIVFDPDIIPASEQEGKIFFQDMMISGRSIRQLPKFELTAPLDSLGEISLKYYQNTISLELIPIGVKSPGSKFSWKMEGIDDNWTKPTNNRILSYSNIPSGTYFLRVRMLDSSLDHIIEERAITLHIIPPYWERWWFRVFVLVFFIGFGVFLLFYYVDRLKKRHSEEKIRFFANTAHELRTSLTLIKGPIDEVSKDQSLTDSSRTYLQLAREQAKRLLNVVTQLMDFQKVDVGKEKLSLTMADIVGVVRGRVVMFESYAHRRNIKIEFTANCPEFVTAIDEAMIEKIVDNLLSNAIKYSKSGQLVFVSIECTPSKWIFEVKDQGIGIDKRAQKQLFREYYRGENAVNSRVVGSGIGLLLVKNYVDLLDGKITCNSQLGIGSTFQVVVPYKEVSEFASSEDLLMNSTLLLSEETQEGLMEKESIEQGSMPKMKILVVEDNDSLRGFLKSAMANRFRVSIAEDGEQALEKIRKEAPDLVVSDIMMPKMDGFELCRRMKSTYETSHIPLILLTALAGKAQQLKGLRLGADGYLTKPFDVSLLEERINSIIKNREIVRDRALKIIKHSENEVVLENELNDAFMKQMLVVARENISNAEFSRNDFAAAMNVSPSLLYKKMKSLTGQSPSDFVRSVRLDHSLELLKTKKYTITEVSEMCGFSSIGYFGMVFRKHYGKSPSQVFD from the coding sequence TACACTAATAATGGGCAAATTTTTGAATATAATTCCATCCAAGACAAATTCTATTTGATTTTGGATATGGCAAAGGAGATGAATAATCCTTATATTTTTATAAAAAGAATGCTTTTGGATGGAGAAGGTAAATTATGGATGGCTACCTCTTTTGGCTTATTCAGCTACGAAAAGGGAGAAGGAATAGTAGAACTGGGAGAAAACAAAAATATTGAATATATCGAATGGTATAATGCTACTTCTTTTTTCTATGTAATAAGTGAGCATATAGGATTATTTAATATAGACACAGGTACATTCGAGAATTATTTTGGTCTTCCTGAAGAAGTTATTCATTCCGTCTCAAATTTGTACTATGACCGGCATACAGATGGATTATGGATTGGAACAATGACCAAAGGTCTTTTTTATCTGAAGAATCAGAAGGGGCGTTATAATCTGATATTAATAGATGGTATTCCCAATCAGCCAATATTGGCGCTTGAGGAATGTTCCGATTCAATAATGATGGTAGGGATTGATGGACAGGGGCTTTGGGAGGTAAATATAAATAACGGAAAAATTCTTAATGCTTTTAAAAAAGATGAGGACGATCCACATTCACTTCAGGGAAATGGAGTCTACGATATATTTTGCGACGGCAACGACCGAGTCTGGGTGTGTACGTATACCGGAGGTGTATCTTATTTTGATCAGGCAAATCCTTTGATAACGAATATTAACCATAAAATAAATAATTCAAATTCATTGGTTAATGATGGGGTTAATTCAGTATTGGAAGATTCAAATGGAAATTTATGGTTTGGCACAAACAATGGTATCAGTTACTGGAATACATCAACTAATGAGTGGAAATCTTTTTATCATAACAAAGAGAAGAATGCTCCGGTATTTCACGATTTATGTGAAGATGATAGTGGAAGGATCTGGGCAGGAACTTATTCTTCGGGCGTTTACGTGTTGGATATTAAGTCGGGACGTCAGATACACCATTATTCGCCAGATGAAACAAATGGAGAGTTTAGTCTCAATTATGTTTTTGATATATACAAAGATAGCAAGGGGAATATATGGATTGGAGGCGTGAATGGTGATTTGATTTGCTACAAGGTTAAAGAGAAAAAATTTAAAGTATATGAGAATTTTACTGTAAAGGTAATCAAAGAGTATCAACTGGGGCAAATGCTAATTGGCACGACTCTCGGACTTGTATCGCTGGATACGGAGACCGGTAACACAGAAAGATTGCTCGAAAGGTATTTGGTTTATGATTTTTTTATAGATGGTGACAATGTTTGGGTATGCACAAGCGGTAGTGGTATAATTTCTTATAATATGAAAACAAAAGAGCAAAAACGGCTGACCATTGATTCTGGTTTACCATCAAACTTTGTTAATAGTATTATTTCTTCGGGTGGGTATTTTTGGATCGGTACAGAAAGTGGCTTATGCAGATTGGATAAAGATGGAAACTCCATTCTCTCCTTTAAAACCTTTCCGGAATTATCTGGGGTTTCTTTTAATCAAAATTCTCACTATGTTCAAAAGACTGGTAAGCTAATTTTCGGGACGGATAAGGGGGCGATTGTTTTTGATCCTGATATTATTCCGGCTAGCGAGCAGGAAGGTAAAATATTTTTTCAGGATATGATGATATCCGGACGTTCTATTCGTCAATTACCAAAATTTGAATTGACTGCTCCTTTAGATAGTTTGGGAGAGATTTCTTTAAAATATTATCAAAATACAATTAGTTTGGAATTAATTCCAATCGGAGTTAAGTCTCCGGGATCTAAGTTTTCCTGGAAAATGGAAGGAATTGATGATAATTGGACCAAACCAACAAATAACAGAATTTTATCTTATTCAAATATTCCCAGTGGAACCTATTTTCTTCGAGTAAGAATGTTAGATAGTTCTTTGGATCATATCATTGAAGAGCGTGCTATTACCTTGCACATCATACCTCCATATTGGGAAAGGTGGTGGTTTCGAGTTTTTGTGCTGGTATTTTTTATCGGTTTCGGTGTATTTCTTTTATTCTATTATGTCGATCGATTAAAAAAACGGCATTCTGAAGAGAAGATTCGTTTTTTTGCGAATACGGCTCATGAACTTCGAACATCATTAACTCTTATTAAAGGGCCGATTGATGAAGTCAGTAAAGATCAAAGCCTAACCGATAGCAGCCGTACTTATCTGCAATTAGCGCGAGAACAGGCGAAACGTTTGTTGAATGTTGTCACTCAATTAATGGATTTTCAGAAAGTAGATGTGGGCAAAGAAAAGCTTTCGTTAACTATGGCAGATATTGTTGGAGTTGTGAGAGGTAGAGTCGTGATGTTTGAATCCTATGCACACAGAAGAAATATTAAAATAGAGTTTACTGCTAATTGCCCCGAGTTTGTTACAGCAATTGATGAAGCGATGATCGAAAAAATCGTTGATAATTTACTTTCAAATGCGATAAAGTATTCAAAATCAGGACAGTTGGTTTTTGTTTCAATTGAATGTACACCATCAAAATGGATATTTGAGGTGAAAGATCAGGGAATTGGCATAGATAAGAGAGCCCAGAAACAGCTTTTTAGAGAATACTATCGTGGCGAAAATGCAGTAAACTCAAGAGTTGTAGGATCAGGAATCGGGCTATTGCTGGTAAAAAATTATGTGGATTTACTTGATGGGAAAATTACTTGTAATAGTCAATTGGGCATTGGCTCTACATTTCAGGTTGTGGTTCCTTATAAGGAGGTAAGCGAGTTTGCAAGCTCTGAAGACTTGTTGATGAATTCAACTCTGCTTTTGTCTGAAGAAACTCAGGAAGGCTTAATGGAGAAGGAGTCAATTGAACAAGGTTCAATGCCGAAAATGAAGATTTTGGTTGTTGAGGATAATGACAGCTTACGAGGTTTTTTAAAGTCGGCAATGGCGAATCGATTTCGGGTAAGCATCGCTGAAGACGGAGAGCAAGCGTTGGAAAAGATCAGAAAAGAAGCCCCGGATTTGGTGGTTTCCGACATCATGATGCCAAAGATGGATGGATTTGAACTTTGTCGTAGAATGAAATCAACTTATGAAACCTCTCATATACCTCTCATTCTATTAACAGCTTTGGCTGGCAAGGCGCAGCAGTTGAAAGGTTTGCGACTTGGGGCAGACGGCTATTTGACCAAACCATTTGATGTTTCATTACTTGAGGAACGAATAAATTCAATCATCAAAAACCGGGAAATTGTACGCGACCGGGCTTTAAAGATTATAAAACATAGTGAAAACGAGGTTGTTTTGGAGAATGAATTAAACGACGCATTTATGAAACAAATGTTGGTGGTAGCACGCGAAAACATTTCAAATGCAGAGTTTTCACGAAATGATTTTGCGGCCGCTATGAATGTGAGTCCTTCGCTTTTGTATAAAAAAATGAAATCGTTGACAGGTCAGTCTCCAAGTGATTTTGTTAGGTCAGTCCGACTTGATCATTCATTAGAGTTGTTAAAAACAAAAAAATATACTATTACCGAAGTAAGCGAGATGTGTGGTTTTTCCAGCATAGGTTATTTCGGTATGGTCTTTCGTAAACATTACGGTAAATCCCCCTCTCAGGTTTTCGATTAA
- a CDS encoding TonB-dependent receptor produces MNKYIIAIAFLLGIFCQLPARAQSDLTVAGLVMSETGEALIGVTVIVKEIPGKGVVTDADGRFKLTGLEKDHTLIFSYIGYEKQELKVTKTNERIRITLNEEVNALDELVVVGHSTQRKASVVGAIANVEVKDLKVPATSVSNMLGARVPGIIAVTRSGEPGKDFSEFWIRGISTFGAGSSALVLIDGVEGDMNTLDPEDIESFSILKDASATAVYGVRGANGVVLITTKRGRAGKLSVNLKMNSGYSYSPRMPEYVDANQYAALANEAALSRGIEPIYNAVDLQLFRSGIDPDLHPNVNWRDVILKDYTMNQQVHLSASGGGQAARYYMSLGVLSKDALFKQDAGINKYDTNVNYKQYNFRANIDMNLTKSTIMSLGLETILVTQNYPGFGNDSQSLWDAQANMTPVTVPIMFSTGQVPAYGSNNDQVSPYVLLNYTGYRKFYKNTNNLTLQFEQDLGMLTQGLKFTALFSINANSEMTSSRAKTPALYYALGRKRDGSLSMEKKRDAADPVFSVDTYVDRKYYLEAHANYERVFDKVHRVTGLFHYYQEDYISSYDRSIPWDPKPLTDLTAIPKRYLGFSGRATYSYQDTYMVEGNVGYTGSEAFENGKKFGIFPAISIGWIPTQYAAVKNAVPFLNYLKFRGSYGKVGNDRMDVRFPYLTLMGETGSGLWRSGSGYTETQVGSSNLRWETATKSNFGIDAKFFKESIDVTVDFFKDVRSGIYQQRQSIPAEMGLVSLPFANVGKMKSWGIDGHISYTKQFNKETYMILRANFTQSKNKVLEYEESIVRYPYQSSVGYQWEINRGLIALGLFEDEADVMNSPKQTFGGDVLPGDIKYKDVNGDGVIDDYDVVPLEYSSKAPQIQYGFATEFGWKNWNLSVLFEGVSRIKYFSGGNGFFPFVGKETGNVLSDVADQSKRWTSAEISGDPATENPNARFPRLSYGSNPNNNRNSTFWLNDGSYLRLKNVQLSYQTKANFLKKVGIQNATFSLIGDNLYVWDKLKDKSFDPAQASSNGARYPLQRIYTVQMNLKF; encoded by the coding sequence ATGAATAAATATATAATAGCGATAGCATTTCTGCTAGGAATCTTTTGCCAGCTACCTGCCAGGGCACAGTCTGATTTAACCGTTGCCGGTTTGGTTATGTCTGAAACAGGAGAAGCATTAATTGGAGTTACGGTAATTGTAAAAGAAATCCCCGGGAAAGGTGTAGTAACCGATGCAGACGGACGTTTCAAACTTACCGGTTTAGAAAAAGATCATACACTAATATTTTCTTACATTGGATATGAGAAACAAGAACTTAAAGTTACAAAAACCAATGAGCGAATACGTATAACACTGAACGAAGAAGTTAATGCTCTGGATGAATTAGTAGTTGTTGGGCATAGTACACAGCGTAAGGCTTCTGTTGTTGGGGCAATTGCTAACGTAGAAGTTAAGGACTTAAAGGTGCCAGCTACTTCTGTCTCTAATATGCTAGGAGCCCGCGTTCCTGGTATTATTGCAGTAACACGAAGTGGTGAACCTGGAAAAGACTTTTCCGAATTCTGGATTCGGGGTATCAGTACTTTTGGAGCCGGTTCAAGTGCTTTAGTACTAATTGACGGTGTTGAAGGAGATATGAATACTCTTGATCCAGAGGATATTGAAAGCTTTTCGATTTTGAAAGATGCCTCGGCTACGGCGGTATACGGCGTTCGGGGAGCGAACGGTGTGGTATTGATTACGACTAAGCGTGGGCGTGCTGGTAAGCTTTCAGTAAACTTAAAAATGAATAGTGGTTATTCCTATTCTCCACGTATGCCTGAATACGTTGATGCAAATCAGTATGCAGCACTGGCCAACGAAGCAGCTTTGTCTAGAGGGATTGAACCGATTTATAACGCTGTCGATTTACAGTTGTTTCGTAGTGGAATAGACCCTGATCTTCACCCGAACGTAAACTGGAGGGATGTTATTTTGAAAGATTATACAATGAACCAACAGGTTCACTTAAGCGCTTCCGGTGGTGGACAGGCTGCCCGTTACTATATGAGTTTGGGAGTGTTGAGTAAAGATGCTCTTTTTAAACAAGATGCCGGGATTAATAAATACGATACCAATGTTAACTATAAACAATATAACTTCCGCGCGAATATCGACATGAATTTGACAAAGTCTACCATCATGTCGTTGGGCTTGGAAACAATATTGGTAACGCAAAACTATCCAGGTTTTGGAAACGACAGCCAGTCCTTATGGGATGCTCAGGCTAATATGACCCCGGTTACTGTTCCGATTATGTTTTCAACCGGACAGGTTCCTGCATACGGAAGTAATAATGATCAGGTAAGTCCTTATGTATTACTTAATTATACCGGTTACAGGAAGTTTTATAAAAACACAAATAACCTGACCCTTCAGTTCGAACAAGATTTGGGCATGTTAACTCAGGGGCTCAAGTTTACAGCGCTGTTCAGTATTAATGCCAATTCTGAAATGACGTCATCCCGGGCTAAAACTCCGGCTTTATACTATGCCCTCGGAAGGAAACGGGACGGTTCTCTGTCCATGGAGAAAAAGCGGGATGCAGCTGATCCGGTATTTTCAGTAGATACGTATGTCGACAGAAAATACTATCTTGAGGCACATGCCAATTACGAACGAGTGTTTGATAAGGTACATCGTGTTACAGGTTTGTTTCACTATTACCAGGAAGATTATATTAGTTCTTATGACAGATCTATACCGTGGGACCCGAAACCCTTAACAGACCTTACTGCAATACCAAAACGTTATCTGGGCTTTTCCGGACGCGCTACCTATTCGTATCAGGACACTTATATGGTCGAAGGAAACGTTGGTTATACTGGATCAGAAGCGTTTGAAAATGGCAAGAAATTCGGTATTTTTCCGGCCATTTCAATTGGATGGATACCAACACAGTATGCGGCGGTTAAAAATGCTGTGCCATTTCTTAATTATTTGAAATTCAGGGGGTCTTATGGTAAGGTTGGTAACGACCGGATGGATGTACGCTTTCCTTATCTCACCCTTATGGGAGAAACTGGTAGCGGTTTGTGGCGTTCAGGAAGTGGTTACACCGAAACTCAGGTTGGTTCGTCGAATCTAAGATGGGAAACTGCAACAAAATCGAATTTTGGTATTGATGCGAAATTTTTCAAGGAAAGTATTGATGTAACTGTTGATTTTTTCAAGGATGTTCGTTCGGGCATTTATCAGCAACGACAAAGTATTCCTGCCGAAATGGGGTTGGTTAGTTTACCTTTTGCCAATGTTGGTAAAATGAAGAGTTGGGGTATTGACGGACATATTTCATATACCAAGCAATTTAATAAAGAAACATATATGATCTTGCGTGCCAATTTTACGCAGTCAAAAAATAAGGTATTAGAATATGAAGAGTCTATTGTTCGTTATCCATACCAATCAAGTGTTGGATACCAGTGGGAAATTAACCGTGGGCTTATTGCTTTGGGCTTATTTGAAGACGAAGCTGATGTAATGAACAGTCCGAAACAAACTTTTGGAGGTGATGTATTACCCGGTGATATTAAGTATAAAGATGTGAATGGAGATGGTGTAATTGATGACTACGATGTAGTTCCTTTGGAATATTCTTCTAAGGCTCCGCAAATACAGTATGGTTTTGCCACCGAATTTGGGTGGAAAAACTGGAATCTAAGTGTTTTGTTCGAAGGAGTTAGCCGTATTAAATACTTTAGCGGCGGTAATGGTTTCTTCCCATTTGTGGGGAAAGAAACAGGTAATGTACTTTCTGATGTAGCCGATCAGTCTAAGCGTTGGACTTCAGCCGAAATATCCGGTGATCCTGCAACAGAAAATCCTAATGCCCGTTTCCCTAGGCTTTCATACGGAAGCAATCCCAATAATAACCGGAATTCAACTTTTTGGTTAAATGACGGAAGTTATTTGAGGTTGAAAAATGTACAGCTATCGTACCAAACAAAAGCTAATTTCCTTAAAAAAGTTGGTATTCAAAATGCTACCTTTAGTTTAATTGGAGATAACTTATATGTTTGGGACAAACTGAAAGATAAAAGTTTTGATCCAGCTCAAGCTAGCAGTAACGGTGCTAGATATCCGCTGCAAAGAATCTATACAGTACAAATGAATCTTAAATTTTAA
- a CDS encoding RagB/SusD family nutrient uptake outer membrane protein produces MKIINWIYNRGFLALVFGLLVFTSCEKYIDIDKYVYDKTTIDSIFFSKTKTFEYINGAAELLKNESNFVGDWDGKADFPTGMGADEAIQPWVNADHPGSCLVVDQVSPRDTKNVNPWPDYYKGIRKANIILSRIDANPELTDSEMRDYKGLAYFLRAYFYYGLVRLYGPVPILPDEPFDTDASVQETSFERSSYDDCVEYICENMEMAAQLLPRDREIAYQFMPTKGAAMAVIARMRLYSASPLYNGNTYYADWKRSDDTPFISQTEDPARWGKAAAAFKRIIDLGKYELYTESRIENDRNTGTLPLPDTNDPNLKSQSFPDGAADIDPYLSYRALFDGSVTPDRNPELIYFCVESNINTRFSFPSKQGGNSTLSVPKDVVDAFSMADGRSFSEATDVEKSWKAVGTGQTFSENYVLSADRAYMDDNREPRYYVSIGFNYCVWPGTSYRGTTAGTTNLAATYYKDGNARGSDFNSNRTGYTVRKWVNQEDCRTWDGSVKTKYYPIFRYAEVLLGYVEAMNEITDSYTDEATGITVSRDVNEMVKYFNQIRYRAGLPGITEAEAANYETMKELIKHEWQIEFFFEDHRYYDLRRWMDAPEAMSKPVTGLDVSAKSSERESFYMSKIWNTETAMKRVWDNKMYFFPISQNVLDKNGKLVQNPGWY; encoded by the coding sequence ATGAAGATAATAAATTGGATATACAATAGAGGCTTTTTAGCGTTGGTTTTTGGCCTTTTAGTATTTACCTCGTGTGAAAAGTACATCGATATTGATAAATATGTGTATGACAAAACAACTATCGATTCTATATTCTTTTCTAAAACCAAAACCTTTGAATATATAAATGGGGCAGCAGAATTATTAAAAAATGAATCGAACTTTGTTGGAGACTGGGATGGTAAAGCTGATTTCCCGACTGGTATGGGGGCTGACGAGGCAATTCAGCCATGGGTAAATGCAGACCATCCGGGAAGTTGTTTGGTGGTTGATCAGGTCTCCCCTCGAGATACAAAGAATGTTAATCCGTGGCCGGATTATTACAAAGGAATTCGTAAAGCAAACATCATTCTGAGCCGGATTGATGCTAACCCGGAATTAACAGATTCAGAGATGAGGGATTATAAAGGACTAGCTTACTTTTTGAGAGCTTACTTCTATTATGGCCTGGTACGTTTATATGGCCCGGTTCCTATTTTACCCGACGAACCTTTCGATACTGATGCATCGGTACAGGAGACTTCTTTTGAGCGGTCATCGTATGACGATTGTGTGGAATATATTTGCGAGAATATGGAAATGGCTGCACAGTTGCTTCCCCGTGATCGCGAAATAGCCTACCAGTTTATGCCAACTAAAGGTGCCGCAATGGCTGTTATTGCACGTATGCGACTTTATTCTGCCAGTCCATTGTATAATGGTAATACGTATTATGCCGACTGGAAACGTAGTGATGACACTCCATTTATTTCTCAAACAGAGGATCCTGCACGCTGGGGAAAGGCAGCTGCAGCATTTAAGCGGATTATTGATTTAGGAAAATATGAGCTTTACACTGAATCCCGAATTGAAAATGACCGGAATACGGGAACTTTACCGCTTCCTGATACTAATGATCCAAATCTGAAGTCACAGAGTTTCCCTGATGGCGCGGCAGATATTGACCCTTATTTGTCTTACAGAGCACTATTCGACGGCTCGGTAACACCTGACCGAAATCCAGAGTTGATTTATTTTTGTGTGGAATCTAATATAAATACTCGTTTTTCTTTCCCTTCAAAGCAAGGAGGAAATAGTACGCTCAGTGTGCCTAAAGACGTAGTTGATGCTTTTAGTATGGCTGATGGAAGATCGTTCAGCGAGGCTACTGATGTGGAAAAATCATGGAAGGCTGTTGGTACCGGTCAAACATTTTCTGAAAACTATGTACTTAGTGCCGACCGCGCCTACATGGATGATAATCGTGAACCACGCTACTATGTTTCCATTGGTTTTAATTATTGTGTATGGCCAGGTACGTCTTATCGTGGTACAACTGCCGGAACAACAAATTTGGCTGCCACTTATTACAAGGATGGTAACGCCCGCGGTAGTGATTTTAACTCCAACCGCACAGGGTACACTGTTCGCAAATGGGTAAACCAGGAAGATTGCAGAACATGGGATGGAAGTGTAAAGACCAAATATTATCCAATTTTTCGTTATGCAGAAGTATTGTTAGGCTATGTTGAAGCTATGAATGAAATTACCGATTCATATACCGATGAGGCTACCGGGATAACGGTATCAAGAGATGTTAATGAAATGGTAAAATACTTTAACCAGATTCGTTATCGTGCAGGTTTGCCAGGAATAACAGAAGCAGAGGCAGCAAATTACGAGACCATGAAGGAATTGATCAAACACGAATGGCAGATAGAATTCTTCTTTGAGGATCATCGCTATTATGATCTCCGCCGTTGGATGGATGCCCCGGAAGCTATGAGTAAACCAGTTACCGGACTGGATGTGAGTGCTAAGTCTTCAGAACGTGAAAGCTTTTATATGTCGAAGATTTGGAACACAGAAACAGCAATGAAGCGTGTTTGGGATAACAAGATGTATTTCTTTCCAATAAGTCAAAACGTGTTGGATAAGAACGGTAAGCTGGTTCAAAATCCGGGCTGGTATTAG
- a CDS encoding DUF4361 domain-containing protein produces the protein MKKIILFSLSLVALFVGCEEDESPMNKELFPQKVYIVGARDRVIDRDVDLGSSPDTISVSVAVSGSLPLERDVTVTLGENPDEITLYNARNVSGEAVQYQKPEEAIYSYPLDQVTIKSGDIYSTYPIVINPATLQPDSLYMIPLRLTSISDYELAENDTTVLVKLNLTNDYAGLYYVEGILKNTTDANDSLVYKMARNLIATDNGSTVRMFHFNNETKDYRSDYAFKIAVNEADSTLSYATWDQFTIHDGGGMYYPSVRLYDFWYEYDNNGTRWRAEGVMYNERKSMEDQYQLDDWLEEHGK, from the coding sequence ATGAAAAAAATAATATTATTTTCTTTATCACTTGTAGCTTTATTCGTTGGATGCGAAGAGGACGAATCTCCGATGAATAAAGAGTTGTTCCCGCAGAAAGTATACATTGTCGGAGCTAGAGATCGGGTTATTGATCGGGATGTTGATCTGGGGAGTTCACCGGATACGATTTCTGTTTCTGTTGCAGTAAGTGGTTCCCTACCTCTGGAAAGGGATGTAACGGTTACGCTTGGTGAAAACCCTGATGAAATAACTCTGTATAATGCTAGAAATGTTTCAGGAGAGGCTGTGCAATATCAGAAACCCGAAGAGGCCATTTATAGTTATCCTCTAGATCAGGTGACTATTAAAAGCGGAGATATTTACAGTACATATCCAATCGTTATCAATCCGGCAACATTGCAGCCTGATTCCCTGTACATGATTCCGTTACGTTTGACTTCAATCTCGGATTATGAATTGGCAGAGAATGATACAACCGTATTGGTTAAACTAAATTTGACAAATGACTATGCCGGATTGTATTATGTTGAGGGGATATTAAAAAATACCACAGATGCAAATGATTCTTTGGTTTATAAAATGGCCAGAAATCTAATAGCAACCGACAATGGTAGTACCGTGCGTATGTTCCACTTTAATAATGAAACTAAAGATTATCGTTCTGATTATGCTTTTAAGATTGCAGTAAATGAGGCTGACAGTACCTTGAGCTATGCTACCTGGGATCAGTTTACAATTCACGATGGAGGAGGTATGTATTATCCAAGTGTGAGATTATATGATTTTTGGTATGAGTACGACAACAACGGAACCCGCTGGCGGGCCGAAGGAGTGATGTACAATGAACGTAAATCAATGGAAGACCAGTACCAGCTTGATGACTGGTTAGAAGAACACGGGAAATAG
- a CDS encoding O-antigen ligase family protein: protein MQACYGLCQLAGWLPSNHAKFAITGSFDNPAGFASVLAIGFPIILFLLSKSKNVAKYLASIILLVLAIAVFFSESRTGMLSILISSIVFVLFQANIVGKFRQFRNCKLLTIVIMICLLSGAYILYLQKKDSANGRLLIWKVSAKMIRDKSILGHGYGAFQAEYMDYQAVYFKNNPNSNFTQLADNVKHPFNEFIKVAVEFGLIGLAIILSIILFVLWKLIKSKHEKSGLILSGLVSFLVFACFSYPLQHVVVWILLAFYLLMFLPSKEISINNTPISVITRGIIFIVCVLCLFYITKQIRAEMKWKTIAINSLRGNTEKMLPEYKKLYSTSLKQNPFFLYNYGAELNVAGKFDTSIEILNECKKRFNDYDLQMLLADNYYKKGEVERAIEVYKYASNMVPCRFLPLYNQFEIYKETAQYSDAAKCANDIVNKKIKIPSYTIRSIKAQAESYLKETEKHAW from the coding sequence ATGCAGGCATGTTACGGGCTATGCCAGCTTGCAGGTTGGCTCCCGTCAAATCATGCTAAATTTGCGATAACAGGAAGTTTTGATAACCCGGCTGGGTTTGCATCGGTTTTGGCAATTGGTTTCCCAATAATCCTGTTTTTACTTTCAAAATCAAAAAATGTTGCGAAATATTTGGCAAGTATAATATTGTTGGTGCTTGCAATTGCAGTCTTTTTTTCCGAATCACGTACAGGAATGCTATCAATATTAATATCATCTATAGTTTTCGTGCTATTTCAAGCTAATATTGTGGGTAAATTCCGGCAATTTAGAAATTGTAAACTACTTACAATTGTAATTATGATTTGTTTATTGTCTGGGGCTTACATTTTATATCTTCAAAAAAAAGACTCAGCAAATGGCCGGCTATTAATATGGAAGGTATCAGCTAAAATGATAAGAGACAAATCTATTTTAGGACACGGATATGGTGCTTTTCAGGCAGAGTATATGGATTACCAGGCAGTGTATTTTAAAAATAACCCTAATTCAAACTTTACTCAACTGGCCGATAATGTAAAACACCCTTTTAATGAATTTATAAAAGTTGCCGTTGAGTTCGGATTAATTGGGCTGGCAATTATCCTTTCAATTATTTTGTTTGTTTTATGGAAGCTAATAAAATCAAAGCATGAAAAGAGTGGGCTTATTTTAAGTGGACTGGTCTCTTTTCTTGTATTTGCATGTTTTTCGTATCCTTTGCAGCATGTGGTAGTTTGGATATTGCTTGCATTTTATCTTTTAATGTTTTTGCCATCAAAAGAAATCAGTATAAACAATACTCCCATCTCAGTTATTACAAGAGGTATAATATTTATTGTATGTGTATTATGCTTGTTTTATATAACTAAGCAGATACGTGCAGAAATGAAATGGAAAACCATTGCAATAAATTCATTAAGGGGAAATACCGAAAAAATGCTGCCTGAATACAAAAAGTTGTATTCAACATCGCTAAAACAAAACCCGTTCTTTTTATATAATTATGGTGCAGAACTGAATGTTGCAGGCAAATTTGATACAAGCATCGAAATCCTAAATGAATGCAAAAAGCGGTTTAATGATTACGATTTACAAATGCTTCTGGCTGACAATTATTACAAAAAAGGCGAAGTTGAGCGAGCAATCGAGGTATATAAGTATGCTTCGAATATGGTTCCATGTCGATTTTTGCCATTATACAATCAATTCGAAATATATAAAGAAACAGCCCAATACAGCGATGCGGCAAAGTGTGCAAATGATATAGTCAACAAGAAAATAAAGATTCCATCATATACAATTCGTTCAATCAAAGCGCAGGCTGAAAGCTATCTGAAAGAAACTGAAAAGCATGCGTGGTAA